DNA from Planctomycetota bacterium:
GCTGACAGCAGACCGCGCACCGTCGTGAACAGAAACAGATCGCGCGTCCGCTCCAGGTCGAGACCCACCGCCTGTCCCAGCACGCCGAACACGCACGCCAGATGCCCCGGCGTCCGCTCCTGGCGCGCCATCGCTTCGATGCGCGTCAGCTCTTCGCTGCGGTACACCATCGATGTGCTCCGCAAAAGCGCGCCGCCCTGCCGCCGGCTCGCGCGATTGGCGACGTGATTGAGCAGCATGGCGTCGCAATGCGCATCGTGTTCCTGGAAGTTTTGGGAATCGGCATAAGTTGCATGAATGAACGGACACGCTCCAAACGCCGCCTGAACGAGCGCGGTCTGAACATATTGCCCGAGCGATGCACCGTCGTGCACGAGGCCGGTCGCACGAGCGACCTCCAGCCCGCCCGAGTGCGTGAACCCGCCGCTGGGAAATGCCGAGTCGATGAGTTGCCAGCATGTCCAATCATGCATCTGCATCGATGGCGAGTGTACGTTTGCGGCGACGGTCATGCAAACAATCGTTATTGAGCATACGCGATGGACGCTTCGGCGCAGATCAACGGCGGCCGTGATGAATCTCTAAGCATGACGGACGATCCATGATGCCTGATGCGTCAATTCTCAGCAGCGATTGATTGAAGAACCTATCTAATCGAAGTTGGCATACCCTTTGCAATCTCCCATTTGAGCGTGCGTCGATTGCATGGAATGTAATCATCTCATCCGTCGGGGATGACACGCGGGTGGATCATTAACCGGGCAATTGCCCAAAGGTCAGGAAACGTCAGCCCCAACGCGGGCGCACTCAACCCCCATTTTCTAGGAGCACAACCAATGGGTGCTAGTCTGATGAAGCGGCTCTTCAAGGCCGCAGGTTATTCTTCTGTTCTCATGTTTGCCGCAGCGGGCTCGGCGTACGCCGCCGAGGAAGCCGCGCCGGCCGCGGCGGAGCCGATGGAGATGAAAATCTCCGCCAGCTTCTCCGTCGACCTGTACACGCACTTTATCTCCTACGGCGCCGACGTCTGGGCTGGCGGCAAGAACTGGGGCAACCGCTCCATCGGCACCGTCAACCCCACCGCCAACGTCACCCTCGACTTTGACATGTTCACCGTCAACTTCGGCACGTGGTGGGACATCAACAACAACGCTCCGACCAGTCTCGGCGGCCAGTTCCAGGAAGTCGACGTGTGGTTCGGCTTCGGTTTCAACGTCGATAAGTTCCACTTCGGCCTGCTCTATCAGGACTGGAACTACGCCGGCGACACCGAAAAGATCCTCGACGGATCCATCAGCTATGACGACACCGGCCTGATCTTCAAGGACTTCGCCTTCAATCCCTCCGTCACCTTCCATGACCGTCTCAACGCCGGCGGCGCCGCGCCTGCAGGCGGCAACAGCGGACTGGTCGTCGTCCTGGGCATCGCCCCCGGATTCACGCTCCTCGAATCCGAATCCGTAGATCTGAACCTCAGCGTCCCCGTCAATGTCGGCATCTTCACCACCGATGACTTCCACGGCGGCACCCAGTCCGGCGTCGGCTACTGCTCCGTCGGCCTGTCCCTGTCCATGCCCCTCAAGTTCATCCCCGAGAAGTACGGCGCGTGGAACATCCACGGCGGCGTCGCGTACTGGATCACCGACCCGGACATCATCCCCGGCAACCTCGACCACGACTTTGCCACCGGGAACATCGGCTTCGGTGTCGATTTCTGATCCCCCGCGTGAGCCAACGTGCTCACGATCAACGGGACTCGCACATTGACGTGTCCCAAGGTTGAGTTCCTACCTGACTCAACCTAACGTCCCGGTGGAGCCGGCCGCCCACCGGGACGTTTTTACATTCATACATTTCGCGATAAAATGCCGACGGATTCACACGATCGAACACCCGGCAAGGAATCGTCTCATGTCCAAATATGGTCTTTTTCTCTTGCTCACCGTGCTTTCGCCTTTCGCCATCGCGCCGGCTGCTGTCGCCGATGAGCTGTCCGATTTGAAGGCCCGCAATGCCCAGCTCGAAATGGAAAACGTCCAGTTGCGTAGCGAACTGGATACGATCCGCAAGCAGATCGCCCAGATGAAGGGCGAACTGACGACGACTCAGCAGCAGACCGCCGAGCTCAAGACGCAGCTCACCGAGGCCAAGAAATCCACCGAAGACCTAACCGCTGAAAAGATGCGCCTCGAGCAGCTCGCCGGCATGACCGCCAAGGGCGAAGCCGTCGACTCGGCGATCGCCCGCATTCAAACCGACTACGACGACAAGGCAGACCGCACCACCGTCACCAGTGCCCCCGTGAAAGTGCCGACGAGCGGCGTCCTCGCGCTCGTCGATCACAAAATCCTCTTCCAGTACACCTCTTCCGGCAAATCGGCCGGTGCCGCGCCGGACAAAATGTCGATGATCATGACGGTCAACAAGCACGCGAGTAATCGCTACAAGTTCGCCAAGTCGATCGACCTGACCGTCGACGGTAAAGCCCTGTCGCTGCCCGTGACGAACTACGAAGTCACTGACCAGTCACGCGTCAACACGGGCAAGGGTTTCGAAGTTCGTTACGATGAACGCATCACCTTCTCGCTCACCGATGACTCCCTGCGGGCCCTGGCCCGAGCGTCCGACGCCAAAGCCGAGTTCTCCGGCAACACGCTGGAGATTCCGCGCGAGGTGCTCGCCGTCGCCAGCGCGATGGTCGAGCGCATGAAGATGAGTAAATGAGTATGCTCGTGCGCGCGATTGCGTGAATTACACGCTCAGATGCTCGCGGACAATCTGCGAAGTGAGCTGATCGGTCGCGCCCTCGGCAACGACTCGGCCGCGGTTCATGACATAAAAGTGATGCCCGAACTCCTTGACGAAGTCCAGGTACTGTTCGACGAGAATGATGGTCATGCCCATCTCGTCGATCAGGCGGTGGAGCACGTGGCCGATCTGCTGGATGATGTTGGGCTGAATGCCTTCGGTGGGTTCGTCGAGAAGCATCACCTTCGGCTCGCCGACCATCGCGCGGGCGATGGCGAGCTGCTGCTGCTGCCCGCCGGACAGATCGCCGCCGCGGCGTTTGGACATCTGCTTGAGCACGGGGAACGTGTCGTAAATCTGCGCCGGAATCTTCCGCTTGCCGTCGCGCCGTGCGGAGAGCGCCACGCGCAGGTTTTCCTCGATCGTCAGCTTCGGAAAGATCATGCGGCCCTGCGGTACGATGGCGACGCCGCCCTTGGCGGTCCGGTGTGCCGGTGCGCGCGTCATGTCCTGACCGTCGACGATGATCGACCCGCTCGCCGGCTTGAGCAGCCCCATGATGTTGCGCATCAGTGTCGTCTTGCCCACGCCGTTGCGGCCCATCACACAGGTCACTTTTCCCGTGGGAATCACCATATTCACATCGCGCAGCGCCTGCACGCCGCCGTAGGCGAAGTTCAGGTCGGTGATCCGGACCATGGGCTGGGTGTTATCTTCCAAGGTACGCCTCAATGACCTGTTCGTTGGCTTGGACTTCGGCGAGCGTGCCCTCGGCGAGCACGCGGCCCTCGTTAAGCACCGTGACGCGCGAGCCGAGCTGACGCACGAACTCCATGTCGTGCTCGATGCAGATGATGGTATGTTGTTCTTTAAGTTCCAGAAGCAGTTCGGCCGTCAGCGCGGTCTCCGCATCGGTCAAACCCGCGGCCGGCTCGTCGACAAGGAGCAGCTTCGGACTGGCGATGATCAGGGCGCTGATCGCAAGCCACTGACGCTGACCATGGCTGAGATTCTTGGCCTTGTGATGCAGGAAGTCGAGAAGCCGCACGCGCTCCAGAATCGACAGGATGCGATCGCGTTCCTCGGCCGACTCCTTCTCCCAGATACTCGCGAACACGCCCTGATAGCGCGGCAGCGAGAGCAGAATATTTTCGTAAACGGTCAAACTATCAAATACATTGGGAATCTGAAACTTTCGTCCAACGCCGCTCAAGGCGATGTCGGTTTCGGAGTCCTGCGTGATTTCGCGGCCGTCGAAGTGGACCTTGCCGCTGGCCGGGCGGGTCTTGCCGGAGATGACGTCGCACATGGTCGTTTTGCCGGCCCCGTTGGGCCCGACGACGACGCGAAGCTCGTTGTGACCGATGGCCAGGTCAGTGATGTCCAGCGCCTTGAAGCCGTCGAATACGGCCGTGACGTCTTCGAGGGCGAGCAGGTAGCGATGATGCCACAGCGCGCTGTTGCGCGGGCCTTCGTTGCGATAGTCGTACTGGTGCAGCGGGTCCATGACAGGCGCGTGCTCGTGCGGGTGGGCCGGGGCGTGTGTGGCAGCGTTCATGACTCACCCCCGTTGGGCACGACTTCCGCGACGGCATCCTTGTTGGCGGTCGTCGCAGGCGCGGGGGCGGTTTTGGCGCGATTCGCCAATCCCGCAAGTTTTTCGGGCAGACTCATCAATCCGCCGGGCAGGATCAGGACGACGAGGATGAACAATCCGCCCAGCGCGAATGGCCAGGCATCGGGGACACGCGAGGTCAGGGTGTCATAGAGGAGATTGACGGCGATGGTCCCCAGCACGGCGCCCCAGAGCGTGCCGCGCCCGCCGAGCGCGACCCATACGGCGACGAGGATCGACGCGAAGGCGGTCATCTGTTCGGGGGTGATAATGCCCTTCTGCGGCGAGTAGAGCATGCCGCCGACACCGGCAAAGACGCCGGCGATCGTGAAAGTCATCGTTTTGAACATCCATGTTTTGTAGCCGAAGAACCGCAGGCGCGATTCGTCATCGCGCACGGCGATGAGGACGCGGCCGAAGGGCGAATTGACGAGCAGTCTGGCCACGAAGAACGCGAGAAGCATGCAGAGGACGGAAACGATATAGAGCCAGAAGCGCGTCTGCATGTACCAGGCAGCGTCGGTATCGCTGGCGAGTTTATAGCCGAGAATGGTGACGAAGTTGGTCAGCCCGTTGGTGCCGCAGAGACGGATGTCGTTTTTCTGGAAGATGAGCCAGAAGGCGACAGTGATGGCCTGCGTGAGAATGGAGAAGTACACGCCTCGGACCCGGCTGATGAATCCGCTGAGGCCGACGAGGAAGGCGATGAAACCGGAGAGCGAGAGCCCGAGGATGACGGCGAGGGGAAAATATTTGAAGGGGCGCCAGAACCATGGAAGGGAGATGTCGCCGACGCTGGAGGAGACGACGTAGAGGGCACGAGGGACATTATGTACGCCGTCGAGCGGGCCGTGCAGGGCGAGGTACATGCCCATGGCGTAACCGCCGATGGCGAAGAAGAGGAACTGGCAGAGACTCAGGACGCCCATGTATCCCCAGACGAGATCGAGTCCGATGGCGACGATGGAGAATGCGACGAACTGGCCGAGTTTGTTGACCATGACGATGCTCATGAGGCCGGAGGCGTAGAGCATCGGGACGAAGACGAGGCCGAGGAACGCCATGACGAGTCCGCCGATGATGTCGCGGCGGCGGCGTGCATTGACGAGCAGACGGGTGTGATGAACCGCTTCAGGCATCGGCGAGTCTCCCCTTGTCCGGGAAGAGTCCGGAGGGGCGGCGCTGGATGAACAGCACGACGAGCAGCAGCACGAGCACCTTGGACCAGGTCGCATCGAAGGCGAAGAATCCGAGGTTGAGCGGTTCGATGAATTTCAGAAGCGCGCCGAGGCCAAGACCGGAGCAGACGACGCCGATCAGTTTGCCGACGCCGCCGGTGACGACGACGAGGAAGGATTCGACGATGTAGGCCTGCCCCATTTCGGGGTTGACGTTGCTTGTCAGCGTGAAGGCGTAGCCGGCGATGCCCGCCAGGCCGGCGCCGAAGGCGAAGGTGCATGCGTCGACGAGCTTGGTGTTGACGCCCAGACTCTGCGCCATCTGACGATTCTGCACGGTGGCGCGGATCATCAGGCCCAGTCGCGTGAAGTTCATCATGGCGGAGATGGCCAGCACGCACACGGCGGTCAGCAGCATGATGAACAGGCGGTTGTACGGGAGCGTGACGTCCTGCATGATTTCGAAACCGCCGGTGAACCAACTTGGCGAACTCATGCCGAGGTTGTCGCCCTTCCAAAGTCGGACGGCCTGAATCAGGATGAGACTCAGGCCGATCGTCGCGAGCAGCGAGTCAAGCGGACGGCGATACAGATGGCGCACGACGAGGACTTCGATGAGCAGGCCGGCGAGCGCGGCGGCGAGGAACGCGAGCGGGAAGGCGGCGACGAAGTACCAGTTGAAATATTCGGGGGAGACGTTGTTCTTGAAGAACTCTTCGACGGCCCAGGTCGTCACGCCGCCGATCATCATCATTTCGCCGTGCGCCATGTTGATGACGCCCATGAGGCCGAACGTGATGCCGAGCCCCAGCGCCATGAGAATCAGGATCGATCCGGCGGAGAGACCTTTGAAGATCGTGCCGACCCATGAGACGAAACTCTGGTGAGCATGAATCTGATCGAGCGCGGCGGCGAACGCGGCGGCGTCTTCCTTGGAGGGCTTTTCGGATTTGGCATTGTCGGTCTGCATCTGCTCGATCATCGACATGGCGCGGAGACTTTTCATGTCGCCAAGCGCCTTGACGGCATCGAGCTTCGCCTTCGCATCACCGGCGGGATCGGCGCCGGCGGCGATGATGATCAGCTCGCTTTCACGGGCGGTCTGACGGATTTTCGCGTCGGCGTCGTCGTTGACCATCTTGCGAAGCTGCGACAGCGCGAGGGCCTCGCGTGCGTCGCCGACTTTCTTGGCGGCGGCGAGCCGGGCGGCGGGGTCGTCGACGAGAAGGCCGATGACAGACTGCGCGTTTTTGACGGCCTGACGTACGCGGCGATGGCCCTGAAACGATTCGATTTCCCTGGCGGGGACGACGATGGGTTTGCCATCGACTTCGAGCGGCTTGTCATCGAGCAGATCGAACAGCGGCGCGACGGATTCGCCGGCGGCGTCTTTCGTAAGCTCAGGGCAATAGACGAGCTGCCCTTTCCAGAGATAGACCGTGCGGTTCATGAGCCGATCGAAAAGCACGGCGACATGATCGCTGCGCAGGTCCATCATGGCGGCGACGGCTTCTTCGCCTTCCCTGGCTTCGGTGAACTTGAGGGCGAGTTCGCGGATCTTCGCATCGACTTCGGGACTCGACGGCGCGGCAAGTGCGGTCGCGGCGCCAATGAACAGCATCATGAGGAGCAGACCGACTCGATTGAATCTTCGTCGAAGCGGCGGGCGGAGTCTCCGCTCGCCGTGAACTTCCGCAAAAAATATCGGTAAATTCATGCTCTTTTGCCTCGCGGTCTGTCGGAAATCCGGCTTGCGGCTTTCACCGCAAGCCGGTGGATTTCATTTTCAAAACGGAGCCCTTCACACAGGTCTGTAGATGACACACGCTGTGTGAAGGGCTTTCCCCCGGCACTGCTATCATCACTTCTTAGGCCCGCCGGTCGGCGCGGGAATCTGATCTTCCTTGCCGGCCCAGAGCAGCTTCGAGTAGCTGTCGGGCTCGACAAGGCCATTGGTCTTCCAGATGATCTTGAACTGTCCGTCGGCCTGGATTTCACCCATGTAGACGGGCTTGTAGGTGTGCTGGTTCTTCTCGTGCATCTTCTTCTTGCCGCCGGGGGCGTCGAATTCCATGCCGTAGACCGCCTGGCGCACCTTGTCGACGTCGAAGGAGTCGGCCTTCTCCGCCGCCGCCTTCCAGACGTACACGCCGTAGTAGGCCGCTTCGATCGGATCGTCCGTCACGCGGTCCTTGCCGCCGGGCAGATTCATCTTTTCGCAGTACGCCTTGAACGCCGCGACGAACTTCTTGTTCTCGGGCGTGTCGATGCTCTGGAAATAGTTCCAGCAGGCCAGGTGACCGACGAGCGGCGGGACGTCCATCGCGCGAAGCTCGTCTTCAGCGACCGAGAAGGCGACGATCGGGCAGTCGTCCGCGGTCAGACCCTGGTTGGCGAATTCCTTGTAGAACGGGACGTTGGAGTCGCCGTTGATGGTCGAGAGGATGCAGGCGCCGCCGCCGGCCGCGAACTTCTTGACCTTGCCGATGATGGTCTGATAGTCCTGATGATGGAAGGGGGTGTACTCTTCCATGATGTTGGACTCGGGCACGCCGCGGGAGATGAGGTAGGCCTTGAGGACCTTGTTGGCGGTGCGGGGGAAGACGTAGTCGGTGCCGAGGAGGTAGAACTTCTTGGAGCCGACTTCATCGATCATGTACGCGGCGGCGGGGACGAGCTGCTGATTGGGCGACGCGGCGGTGTAGAAGACGTTGAGCGACTGCTCTTCGCCTTCGTACTGCACCGGGTAGAAGAGCAGCGCGTCATATTCCTCGAACACGGGCAGACAGCTCTTGCGGCTCACCGAGGTCCAGCAGCCGAACGTCGCGGCGACGTGGTGCTGCGTGATGAGTTCCTTGGCCTTTTCGGCGAAGAGCGGCCAGTCCGAGGCCGGGTCGACGACGACCGGCTCGATCTTGTACATCTTTCCACCGACCTTGACCCCTCCGGCGGCGTTGATTTCGTCGGCGGCCATGAGCACCACGTCCTTGAGCGACGTTTCGGAAATCGCCATCGTGCCCGACAGCGAATGCAGCACGCCGATCTTGACCACATCGTCCGCCTGCGCGCTCCGCATCCCCAATACGCCCAGCGCCACCGCCAACACCACACCCAAGATTTTCCATGATCCCGACTTCATTGCGCGACACTCCTTGATGACAAAACCTTCCTGATCCGAATCAGATGTGACCGCCCCACGCACCCTTGTCATGCATGACTGCGCCCCTGATTTCGACTCACCCGCGCTCGCCACCCTGGCGACGCGTGCCCATGAATGCGACATGCACCCATGTCATTCGGATGGCAAAATGCAAAGGTTGTGCCAACTTCGTTATCCGTTCGGAATCGCCATCTGTGAAATCCCACGCGCGCAATTAGTTTGCATTTGCGCGATCAAGTCGATCATGCATGCCCTGAAATTGATCGGTGCGGCGTCAGTCATGCACATGGATGTGACGATCGCGCCGCCGAATCGACAGACAAGCGAACGGTGCACACATTCGATGACGCATCAACATTAGAAAAGACACTGCTCAAACGACGAGCCAGGCGATCAGACCGATCGCGGCGGTGGCGACGCCGAAGGCCCGGGCCCATGCGGAGCGTTCGAGCATGAGGGCACTGAAGGCGAGCAGCAGGCCGGCGGCTTGCAGCCCGGCGAGATTGAAGAAGATCAGACCGATGGTGCTGAGCAGTTCGGGAGACGTCGGGGGGAGGATCGAGCCATGAAGCAGGCCCAGCAGCACGCCGATGACGCTCGCCAGCGCCGTCATCGGAGCGGCGGCGGATTGACTGTATACGACGACGATGACGCCCATGATGCAGAGGGCGCCGGCGAGGCAGGATTCGATGAAGGGGATGTGCTGTCCGAGCCAGCCGCCGCTGATGCCGACGAGCGCGGCACTCGTGAAACACAGCGGGAGCACCCACCATGTCAGCATCCTTCGGGCCGCCGCCGCGACGAGCCCCACACTCATGAGCACCATGCCCTGCCAGACGGCGGCGGCGGAATGCCACGGGGCGACGTCGAGGGGGAACGCGTCGAAGCCGGCGAAGGCCCGACGCACCAGCAGGGCGAGCCCGAGGAGGCCGGCGACGAAAATCGGGCTCACGGAATGTTTCGATCCGTTCATCGATGAAGCCCAACCCGGCCGACGCACCCTGGCGTCGACACGGCGACAGCCCACAAGCTGCCTGCGCACGCCGCGCGTCGCAGGAACTTGTGGCACACCATCTTTCTCCCCTGCGCCCGCCGGTCCCCCGACCGCACCTTTTCTCACCGCCGCCCGATGGCGATCATCATCTTTTCCAAATCATCTTTCACCAGCACGGCCAATCCGTTGATCACCCCGCCCGCAGGTGCGCGATGCGCTGATCGATCCGCGAGCGAAGCTGCGGGTCCGGCGCCGCGCCGCGGACTTTGACAAGCAGGCGCTCCATCGCGCCGCGGTCCATGCCGGCCCGACCCAACATGCGGCAACCGAACTGGTCCGCCGCCTGTTCCTTATCAAGGGTGTTGCCGACACCCTGCAGCGACCAGCCGACGGCCAGATGCCCGTCGCTGATCAAATGCCCAAGCTCGTGCGCCATCGCGGCGGCGAGCTCGTCGGGCAACGTCTTTTCAATGAGACCCCGGGTCACGAAAATGCGATCGGCGGGCCAGGCGTAGGCGGCCAGCGCGTCCGAGTCGAGGACGCAGACCGCCACTTTCCCCCCGCAGCCGGCCCGGTGAAGCTGATCCATGACCGCCTCGGCACGGTCCACCGCCGCCCCGGCGACGATCAAGCCGCCCTGCTGATGGGCCCAGTTCCGCCACGCCAGCCTCCCCGGATCGGCTGTCGTGCAACCGGTCGCCGTCAGCGTCAGCATCGAAATCGCCAGGGCGAACACATACCGCATGCTCCCCGAATGGCAACAATCGTGCCATTGCGTTTTCCCGGCGAAAATGCGCTTTTTGCTGCGCAGAGAATATGCGAACCGCCCCCGGCGACCCCCGAACCGCTCAGTCCTTGGGCAGCGTCAATGATCCAGAGGAAGGGACAAATCAGCTTCGCGGCTCGCCCAGAAGCCGGGTCTTGAGCAGCAGGACGGCCGTCTCAAGCTGCGGATCGAGCCCGCGCGTGAGAATTTCATCAGCCGTCTTGATCGGCGGGAGCTTGTCCTGGGGCTTCTCCTCGACCGCTTCGCCCTCTTTGGGTTTGGGCTTGTTGATGATGGCGTTGGGGTCGAAGTTCTTGTCATCGCCATCGTGCAGGACGTCGAGCACGAGCCGGGCTTCAAGCACATCGGCCACCTGCTCGTCAGTCATCTTCACATTGACATCCGGCTCGATGCCCCACTTGTCGGCGCCGGGGCGGCGGTGAATGATCTCGCCGTTGGGCAGGCGGTAGTACTGGGTGGTGAGTTTGAGGTACGCCTGATCATCGCCGAGGCGGAACAGGTTCTGCACCGACCCCTTGCCGTAGCTGCGCTGCCCGACGATCAGGGCGCGCTTGTGGTCCTTGAGGCAGCCGGAGACGATCTCGGCGGCGGAGGCCGAGCCCTTATTGACGAGGATGATGACGGGGAAGTCGGCGTAGGTGTGCAGCGGGTCGGCGGAAGCGCTCCAGGGCTGCCCGGTCAGAAGCTGCTGCGTGGTCGAGACGATGACGCCCTTGGTCAGAAAGCGATTGGCCACCGCCACCGCCGCGTCCAGCCGTCCGCCCGGATCGAAGCGCAGATCGAAGATCAGGCCGTTGAGCCCCTTGTCCCCGACCATCTGCTGCACCGCCGCGTCGAGTTCGTCAGCCGTGTCCGGTCCGAACTGCGTCATGCGGACGTAGCCGATCTTCAGCGCCGGATCGATGTAGTAGTCCCACCCGCCGCTGGGCGTGCGCTGCCATCCCTTGACGGTGACGATGTGAATCGAGGAGCGGGTGAGCGTCACCTCGCGGGCCTTTTCATCGCCGGGTGATTTGACGCCGAGCGTGACCTGCGTGTCCTCCGGGCCGGTGATTTTGTCGACGGCGGATTCGAGATCCATGCCGACGGTGCTCTTGCCGTCGATGGTGACAATCTGATCGCCGGCCTTGATGCGCGCCTTGAAGGCGGGCGTGTCTTCGAGGGGGGTGACGACGGTAAGCTGCCGATCGACGAGCGTGATCTGAATGCCCACGCCGGAGAACTTGCCCTTGGTGGTGCGCTCGAAGCGCTCGACCTGATAGGGCCAGATGTAGACGGAAAATTCGTCGAGCCGATTCATCGCCCCGTCGCCCAGTTCATGCACCACGACCGCCTGCGGCAGATCGACCGTCGCGACGTTGCGCTGCACCAGCCGATCGAGGATGTTCGACGCCTCCGCCCGCCCCATCGGGCCTTCGCGCCGCGCCAGACTGATCCGCAGCGTGTCCAGATAGTCGACGAACGCACTGACCTTCCCCGCGTCGGCGAGCGTCGGGAACGTCTTTTCCAATCCCTTCGTGTCGAACATGACTTTAAGCTGATCGATGCCGCCGATGATGAGGTCTTCGTAGCTCGTGTCCTGCTCGACGTGCCGGTGCGCCCCCAGGGCCAGGCCCTCGGTGAGCATCGAGAGCGTGATGCCCTTGAGCTTCTTCTCCCAGCGGTCCTCGTCGAAGTTCCACGGCTCGGGCGCGTCCTCGTGATTCTCCGCCGCTTCCTTCTTATACAACTCAAACAGCACTTCCGGCGCATAAAGCCGCAACATCGCCACGTGCGCCCCGACGCGCTTGATCTGGTCCGTGTACTTGGCCGAGTTCTCGAACAGCAGCTCCAGCCCGCGGTAGAGCGACAGCGCTTTGAGCCATTCGCTGTTTTTCTGATGCTCCGCCGCCTCGGCCTCGGCGAGCTTGATGAGCTCC
Protein-coding regions in this window:
- a CDS encoding urease accessory protein UreF; protein product: MTVAANVHSPSMQMHDWTCWQLIDSAFPSGGFTHSGGLEVARATGLVHDGASLGQYVQTALVQAAFGACPFIHATYADSQNFQEHDAHCDAMLLNHVANRASRRQGGALLRSTSMVYRSEELTRIEAMARQERTPGHLACVFGVLGQAVGLDLERTRDLFLFTTVRGLLSAGTRLNIVGPFEAQSLQRELEGAARSVSAQSAGLGPADACQTAPLMDILQGGQDRLYSRLFQS
- the urtE gene encoding urea ABC transporter ATP-binding subunit UrtE, which gives rise to MVRITDLNFAYGGVQALRDVNMVIPTGKVTCVMGRNGVGKTTLMRNIMGLLKPASGSIIVDGQDMTRAPAHRTAKGGVAIVPQGRMIFPKLTIEENLRVALSARRDGKRKIPAQIYDTFPVLKQMSKRRGGDLSGGQQQQLAIARAMVGEPKVMLLDEPTEGIQPNIIQQIGHVLHRLIDEMGMTIILVEQYLDFVKEFGHHFYVMNRGRVVAEGATDQLTSQIVREHLSV
- the urtD gene encoding urea ABC transporter ATP-binding protein UrtD, whose amino-acid sequence is MDPLHQYDYRNEGPRNSALWHHRYLLALEDVTAVFDGFKALDITDLAIGHNELRVVVGPNGAGKTTMCDVISGKTRPASGKVHFDGREITQDSETDIALSGVGRKFQIPNVFDSLTVYENILLSLPRYQGVFASIWEKESAEERDRILSILERVRLLDFLHHKAKNLSHGQRQWLAISALIIASPKLLLVDEPAAGLTDAETALTAELLLELKEQHTIICIEHDMEFVRQLGSRVTVLNEGRVLAEGTLAEVQANEQVIEAYLGR
- the urtC gene encoding urea ABC transporter permease subunit UrtC; this encodes MRPGPRCSCCCSSCCSSSAAPPDSSRTRGDSPMPEAVHHTRLLVNARRRRDIIGGLVMAFLGLVFVPMLYASGLMSIVMVNKLGQFVAFSIVAIGLDLVWGYMGVLSLCQFLFFAIGGYAMGMYLALHGPLDGVHNVPRALYVVSSSVGDISLPWFWRPFKYFPLAVILGLSLSGFIAFLVGLSGFISRVRGVYFSILTQAITVAFWLIFQKNDIRLCGTNGLTNFVTILGYKLASDTDAAWYMQTRFWLYIVSVLCMLLAFFVARLLVNSPFGRVLIAVRDDESRLRFFGYKTWMFKTMTFTIAGVFAGVGGMLYSPQKGIITPEQMTAFASILVAVWVALGGRGTLWGAVLGTIAVNLLYDTLTSRVPDAWPFALGGLFILVVLILPGGLMSLPEKLAGLANRAKTAPAPATTANKDAVAEVVPNGGES
- the urtB gene encoding urea ABC transporter permease subunit UrtB → MNLPIFFAEVHGERRLRPPLRRRFNRVGLLLMMLFIGAATALAAPSSPEVDAKIRELALKFTEAREGEEAVAAMMDLRSDHVAVLFDRLMNRTVYLWKGQLVYCPELTKDAAGESVAPLFDLLDDKPLEVDGKPIVVPAREIESFQGHRRVRQAVKNAQSVIGLLVDDPAARLAAAKKVGDAREALALSQLRKMVNDDADAKIRQTARESELIIIAAGADPAGDAKAKLDAVKALGDMKSLRAMSMIEQMQTDNAKSEKPSKEDAAAFAAALDQIHAHQSFVSWVGTIFKGLSAGSILILMALGLGITFGLMGVINMAHGEMMMIGGVTTWAVEEFFKNNVSPEYFNWYFVAAFPLAFLAAALAGLLIEVLVVRHLYRRPLDSLLATIGLSLILIQAVRLWKGDNLGMSSPSWFTGGFEIMQDVTLPYNRLFIMLLTAVCVLAISAMMNFTRLGLMIRATVQNRQMAQSLGVNTKLVDACTFAFGAGLAGIAGYAFTLTSNVNPEMGQAYIVESFLVVVTGGVGKLIGVVCSGLGLGALLKFIEPLNLGFFAFDATWSKVLVLLLVVLFIQRRPSGLFPDKGRLADA
- the urtA gene encoding urea ABC transporter substrate-binding protein, with translation MKSGSWKILGVVLAVALGVLGMRSAQADDVVKIGVLHSLSGTMAISETSLKDVVLMAADEINAAGGVKVGGKMYKIEPVVVDPASDWPLFAEKAKELITQHHVAATFGCWTSVSRKSCLPVFEEYDALLFYPVQYEGEEQSLNVFYTAASPNQQLVPAAAYMIDEVGSKKFYLLGTDYVFPRTANKVLKAYLISRGVPESNIMEEYTPFHHQDYQTIIGKVKKFAAGGGACILSTINGDSNVPFYKEFANQGLTADDCPIVAFSVAEDELRAMDVPPLVGHLACWNYFQSIDTPENKKFVAAFKAYCEKMNLPGGKDRVTDDPIEAAYYGVYVWKAAAEKADSFDVDKVRQAVYGMEFDAPGGKKKMHEKNQHTYKPVYMGEIQADGQFKIIWKTNGLVEPDSYSKLLWAGKEDQIPAPTGGPKK
- a CDS encoding M48 family metalloprotease, which encodes MRYVFALAISMLTLTATGCTTADPGRLAWRNWAHQQGGLIVAGAAVDRAEAVMDQLHRAGCGGKVAVCVLDSDALAAYAWPADRIFVTRGLIEKTLPDELAAAMAHELGHLISDGHLAVGWSLQGVGNTLDKEQAADQFGCRMLGRAGMDRGAMERLLVKVRGAAPDPQLRSRIDQRIAHLRAG
- a CDS encoding PDZ domain-containing protein — translated: MIERSKWFGRVAWAISLIVAAGLNGVATYAQNTSADATGQQLADVSKNAWDMASGGKLDDVWQQIKQLSEAAPASNPALVSLSKDIDLHEAHEQTRAQRTLAEYQKKVAKLHEQVDQKKLREALISAVQAYSLVDDPKTLMDDPKVQELIKLAEAEAAEHQKNSEWLKALSLYRGLELLFENSAKYTDQIKRVGAHVAMLRLYAPEVLFELYKKEAAENHEDAPEPWNFDEDRWEKKLKGITLSMLTEGLALGAHRHVEQDTSYEDLIIGGIDQLKVMFDTKGLEKTFPTLADAGKVSAFVDYLDTLRISLARREGPMGRAEASNILDRLVQRNVATVDLPQAVVVHELGDGAMNRLDEFSVYIWPYQVERFERTTKGKFSGVGIQITLVDRQLTVVTPLEDTPAFKARIKAGDQIVTIDGKSTVGMDLESAVDKITGPEDTQVTLGVKSPGDEKAREVTLTRSSIHIVTVKGWQRTPSGGWDYYIDPALKIGYVRMTQFGPDTADELDAAVQQMVGDKGLNGLIFDLRFDPGGRLDAAVAVANRFLTKGVIVSTTQQLLTGQPWSASADPLHTYADFPVIILVNKGSASAAEIVSGCLKDHKRALIVGQRSYGKGSVQNLFRLGDDQAYLKLTTQYYRLPNGEIIHRRPGADKWGIEPDVNVKMTDEQVADVLEARLVLDVLHDGDDKNFDPNAIINKPKPKEGEAVEEKPQDKLPPIKTADEILTRGLDPQLETAVLLLKTRLLGEPRS